The following proteins are encoded in a genomic region of Lactiplantibacillus plantarum:
- a CDS encoding ABC transporter ATP-binding protein, with the protein MDKEPLLRISHLQKHFGKFQALKDINFEINAGEVFGFIGPNGAGKSTTIRVLLGILKASGGQATIFGRDVWRDSVAIHKRIAYVPGDVYLWPNLSGGEIIDLFLKLNGGQHTAKTDALIKQFELDPRKKARTYSKGNRQKVALIAALSTDADLYIFDEPTSGLDPLNEQTFQNEVLALKRREKSVLLSSHILSEVEKMCDRIGIIREGQIVETGSLAEMRHLTRTTVDVQTRLPLTDLTTLAGVHGVTARHGDNHVSLAVDADQLTPVVQYLASRKLISLTTTPPTLEDLFMRYYTTEQQPVKGK; encoded by the coding sequence ATGGATAAAGAACCGTTATTAAGGATTAGTCACTTGCAAAAGCATTTCGGGAAGTTTCAGGCTCTCAAGGATATTAATTTTGAAATCAACGCGGGGGAAGTTTTTGGCTTTATCGGTCCGAATGGTGCTGGTAAATCAACCACCATTCGGGTACTACTTGGAATTTTAAAAGCTAGTGGTGGGCAGGCGACGATTTTTGGTCGCGATGTCTGGCGGGATAGTGTGGCGATTCATAAGCGAATTGCTTATGTGCCAGGCGATGTTTATTTATGGCCTAATCTAAGTGGTGGGGAAATTATTGACTTGTTTCTTAAACTAAACGGTGGTCAGCATACGGCTAAGACGGACGCGCTAATTAAACAATTCGAACTGGATCCGCGTAAAAAAGCGCGCACTTATTCTAAAGGTAATCGGCAAAAGGTGGCCTTGATTGCGGCACTCTCAACGGATGCTGATCTATATATTTTTGACGAACCAACGTCCGGACTGGATCCGCTAAATGAGCAGACGTTTCAAAATGAAGTATTGGCTTTAAAACGGCGAGAGAAGAGCGTCCTGTTATCTAGCCATATTCTGTCAGAAGTGGAAAAAATGTGTGATCGCATCGGTATTATCCGTGAGGGACAGATTGTTGAAACGGGGTCGTTAGCTGAGATGCGGCACTTGACCCGAACCACGGTCGATGTGCAAACACGACTGCCTTTGACTGACTTGACCACCCTAGCTGGTGTTCACGGGGTCACAGCGCGCCACGGAGATAACCACGTCAGTCTAGCCGTCGATGCTGACCAGTTGACGCCGGTAGTGCAGTACTTGGCGAGTCGGAAACTGATCAGCTTAACAACGACCCCACCAACGTTAGAAGATTTATTCATGCGCTATTACACGACCGAACAACAACCGGTGAAGGGGAAGTGA
- a CDS encoding SDR family NAD(P)-dependent oxidoreductase, translating into MEMGLAGKRVLVTGSTKGIGRAIAVAFAKEGADVVINGRRADTVAAVVDELAAAYPTTHPVAAPYDISDPQQADKMFQQIPTVDVLVNNMGIFGPMAYDEIDDATWERFFKVNVLSGNRLAKHYLPAMLAQDFGRIIFIASEEAVMPSGEMPQYSMTKSMNLSLAKSLSKLTVGSHVTVNTVMPGSTLTEGVQKMLDDMYADSDLPKDQWEHDFMINHRPLSQIQRLIRPEEIGRLAVFVASPFASSFSGEALRADGGLVPTIF; encoded by the coding sequence ATGGAAATGGGATTGGCAGGAAAACGGGTCTTGGTCACTGGTTCGACTAAGGGAATCGGACGGGCAATTGCGGTAGCATTTGCCAAGGAAGGCGCGGATGTGGTCATTAATGGTCGCCGCGCAGATACGGTGGCAGCGGTTGTGGATGAACTCGCAGCGGCATACCCAACAACTCATCCAGTGGCGGCACCGTATGATATTAGTGATCCGCAGCAAGCTGACAAAATGTTTCAACAAATTCCAACGGTTGACGTACTGGTCAACAATATGGGAATTTTTGGGCCAATGGCTTACGATGAGATTGACGATGCAACCTGGGAACGCTTCTTTAAAGTGAACGTGTTGTCTGGCAATCGGTTGGCAAAACATTATTTACCTGCAATGTTAGCCCAAGATTTTGGACGCATTATCTTTATTGCGAGTGAAGAAGCAGTTATGCCTTCGGGGGAAATGCCCCAATATTCGATGACTAAATCGATGAACCTTTCTTTAGCGAAGAGTCTGTCGAAGTTAACAGTTGGCAGCCACGTAACGGTTAACACGGTTATGCCCGGCTCGACATTAACAGAAGGTGTTCAGAAAATGTTAGATGATATGTATGCTGATTCAGATTTGCCAAAGGATCAGTGGGAGCATGACTTTATGATTAATCATCGACCACTATCACAAATTCAGCGTTTGATTCGGCCGGAAGAAATTGGTCGGTTAGCAGTGTTTGTCGCTAGTCCGTTTGCTAGCAGTTTTTCGGGTGAAGCATTGCGGGCGGATGGTGGGTTAGTCCCAACTATCTTCTAG